In Daphnia magna isolate NIES linkage group LG5, ASM2063170v1.1, whole genome shotgun sequence, a single genomic region encodes these proteins:
- the LOC116922304 gene encoding serrate RNA effector molecule homolog, whose translation MGDSDDDYDRRRRDKFRGERSEYRAAGESGRREERGNPRREEWNDRGLMEPRRGESWNSQRGSRSQPRHEYRESYRGRERYSPAGGYDAPQVPKRMRPDWEDRRYGFDGGYGPNLGSSWGQNEAIINTPPSAGNFGGSSSRGEEFPTQPPMMSFKAFLAAHDDSISDEEAVKKYAEYKLEFRRQQLNEFFTSHKDEEWFKLKYHPEENQKRKNEHQAHIELRVKTMLDLMGEGYLDQVTIDADQSEKLVKLLDTVVIKLEGGSEVDLQVLENPPVQPAAEKPKRNQEKVASEGDNKETEEMQEGENVKDDGVLEDLKTDTIDDPKNAVNNKGSKRKRSGFDSDSGSDWEREGKGQSDVSEAPQSPDGKLDGAEASPSHTTEETEENQVKEVEKEKVDEGEEKTEEKKENGASVQPRELHRTASIFLRNLAPTITKLEVEAMCKRYPGFLRAAIADPQPERRWFRRGWVTFERNVNIKEICWNLNNIRLRDTELGAIVNRDLSRRIRTVSGITSHKQVVRNDIRLAAKIIQNLDARLGLWVDENDKAKNPAGAESTLSFSGTSRNPVLHNITDFLIEEASAEEEELLGASANEEGEEADAAAGLTRDDELIKVLDRLLFYLRIVHSVDYYNHCEYPNEDEMPNRCGIMHARGIPPSSKVTQSEINDYCRSFESKIASFLEPIKRLSDEEASKLGLKESKAEVEKFVAANTQELAKDKWLCPLSGKKFKGPDFVRKHVFNKHAEKVDEVRKDVEYFNNYLRDPKRPQLPEHPGNRAAGVRPSPINESQRGDHFGPPGGFGYGNFNYGGGRGGFGGGGFGGPNNFGNVGGGGGRDFGFAGRNNRGGRGRGGGLRHMSHYRDLDRPNDEEF comes from the exons ATGGGGGACAGTGATGATGACTACGATCGTCGGAGAAGAGACAAGTTCCGGGGAGAAAGGAGTGAGTATCGTGCAGCTGGAGAGTCTGGAAGAAGAGAGGAAAGAGGAAACCCTCGTAGAGAAGAGTGGAATGACAG AGGACTTATGGAACCCAGACGAGGAGAGTCCTGGAATTCACAGAGAGGATCACGTTCCCAACCACGTCATGAATACCGTGAATCTTACCGTGGTCGTGAACGATACAGCCCTGCTGGTGGTTATGATGCACCCCAAGTACCCAAAAGAATGAGGCCTGACTG GGAAGATAGGCGCTATGGGTTTGATGGTGGCTATGGGCCTAACTTAGGATCTTCCTGGGGCCAGAATGAAGCAATCATCAATACCCCACCCAGTGCCGGGAACTTTGGTGGTTCTTCGTCAAG AGGGGAGGAATTTCCAACCCAACCACCAATGATGTCTTTCAAGGCCTTCCTTGCTGCCCATGATGACTCAATTTCCGATGaagaagctgtaaaaaaatatgCTGAGTACAAGCTAGAATTTCGCCGTCAACAGCTGAACGAATTTTTTACAAGTCACAAAGACGAAGAGTG GTTCAAGTTGAAATATCACCCAgaggaaaaccaaaaaaggaaaaacgagCATCAGGCCCATATTGAA cTTCGTGTTAAAACCATGTTGGATTTAATGGGAGAGGGTTATTTAGACCAAGTGACAATTGACGCTGATCAGTCAGAGAAATTAGTTAAACTGCTTGACACGGTGGTTATTAAACTTGAAGGCGGATCTGAAGTGGATCTTCAGGTACTTGAGAACCCTCCCGTACAACCAGCAGCTGAAAAG CCTAAAAGGAACCAAGAAAAAGTTGCAAGCGAGGGTGACAATAAAGAAACAGAGGAAATGCAAGAGGGCGAAAATGTGAAAGATGATGGCGTATTGGAAGATTTGAAAACCGACACTATCGATGATCCCAAAAACGCCGTCAataataaag GGagtaaaagaaagagaagtgGTTTCGATTCCGACAGTGGTAGTGATTGGGAACGCGAAGGCAAAGGGCAGTCCGATGTTTCCGAAGCGCCTCAGAGCCCTGATGGTAAGTTGGATGGTGCAGAGGCTAGTCCATCCCACACAACCGAAGAAACAGAGGAAAACCAAGTAAAAGAAGTTGAGAAAGAGAAGGTTGATGAAGgcgaagaaaaaacagaagaaaaaaaggaaaacggcGCGTCTGTGCAGCCCCGAGAGTTACACCGGACGGCTTCAATATTTCTTCGTAATTTGGCACCGACCATCACTAAATTGGAAGTCGAAGCG ATGTGCAAACGATATCCAGGATTTCTTCGTGCGGCCATTGCCGACCCCCAGCCAGAACGCAGGTGGTTTCGACGTGGATGGGTGACGTTTGAACGTAACGTGAATATTAAAGAAATTTGCTGGAATTTAAACAATATTAGG CTGCGGGACACCGAATTGGGGGCCATCGTGAATCGCGATTTAAGTCGTCGCATACGTACTGTTAGTGGCATAACGTCGCATAAACAGGTTGTCAGAAATGATATACGCTTGGCAGCCAAAATCATCCAAAATTTGGATGCACGTTTGGGTCTTTGGGTCGATGAAAATGATAAAGCCAAAAACCCAGCTGGGGCTGAATCGACTCTAAGCTTCTCCGGAACGAGTCGGAACCCTGTTCTTCATAACATTACAGACTTTTTGATTGAAGAAGCTTCTGCCGAAGAAGAAGAGCTTTTGGGTGCATCAGCCAACGAAGAAGGCGAAGAGGCCGATGCAGCTGCAGGCCTCACTAGAGACGACGAGTTAATTAAAGTCTTGGATCGCCTACTCTTCTATTTGCGCATCGTTCATTCGGTCGACTATTACAACCACTGTGAATATCCGAACGAGGATGAGATGCCAAACCGTTGTGGCATAATGCACGCACGCGGAATTCCACCATCATCCAAA GTCACCCAGAGTGAAATTAATGACTACTGTAGGTCTTTTGAAAGTAAAATTGCTTCATTCCTGGAACCTATAAAACGCCTAAGCGATGAAGAAGCGAGCAAGCTGGGATTGAAAGAATCTAAAGC TGAAGTCGAGAAATTCGTCGCTGCTAACACTCAGGAACTTGCCAAGGACAAGTGGCTGTGTCCTCTCTCAGGAAAGAAGTTTAAGGGTCCTGATTTCGTACGCAAACATGTATTCAACAAACATGCCGAGAAGGTTGATGAGGTACGGAAGGATGTAGAATACTTCAACAACTACCTGCGTGATCCGAAAAGGCCTCAGCTGCCTGAGCATCCCGGAAACCGAGCTGCGGGAGTTAGACCTTCACCGATAAATGAATCCCAAAGGGGCGACCATTTCGGTCCACCCGGAGGTTTTgg GTATGGTAATTTTAACTATGGCGGTGGAAGAGGAGGTTTCGGTGGAGGTGGTTTCGGAGGACCTAATAATTTTGGTAACgttggaggaggaggaggcagAGATTTCGGCTTTGCTGGTCGAAATAATCGAGGAGGAAGAGGCCGTGG TGGTGGTCTCCGTCATATGTCACACTATCGGGATCTCGATCGACCCAACGATGAAGAATTTTGA
- the LOC116922300 gene encoding mitogen-activated protein kinase kinase kinase 15, which yields MTDSVGSDRRSDISGHGPGGVTPISARLRMDAVCVIDLNQSEYLSHRKKAFDEVRQATTAVNANCHHVQFEKLDFGETTILETFYNADVALVDLSNQVQQSALFYHLGVRESFGMKENILLYNDIDPGLTLMLKRSCSNYTFVSYRTLECGTCVETDPSSARLGCGEDTGAEAGFKIQLSIKLRRLLQDVEVQSKAHMKEKFLADLRKARETWTGQELIRALQGMRRRLDDPNILSGDVILNMLISFREVQDYDAMVTLLEDLKTVPNRHHYTHTPAIRHLYAFALNRRNREGDRERALEVMKKALEKKENHVPDILCLCGRIYKDIFVESQHTDMDSLQNAIHWYRKGFEVQPNEYAGINLATLLVIAGNEFSKSEELQHIGMVLNNLIGRKGSLSSLKDYWDVATFFEICVLAEDYGKAVQAAECMFKLKPPNWHLKSTIGNITLINRFRHKADESTGGAGESTPSPEEQVFNFWLEYFVEATKAETEETIRFPIVIVEPTKVFMPSYVNVHLGAEEKSLEIWNMCLDSLLGKCRQVHHWLFNAEMIKSVSLYKRDERCLFLYVHQNSDDFQMIFPSAACRQMFYDLVLQLTADLGEAFTDLDSDLTPGAIRYEYELDDQSRRVVLGKGTYGVVYAARDFDTQVRIAVKEVPEKDIGEVQPLHEEIRLHSQLRHRNIVKYLGSISEGGFFKIFMEQVPGGSLSELLRSKWGPLKENEATIAYYTRQILQGLKYLHDQKIVHRDIKGDNVLVNTYSGVVKISDFGTSKRLAGLCLSTETFTGTLQYMAPEVIDKGQRGYGAPADIWSLGCTIVEMATGKPPFIELGSPEAAMFKVGYYKMHPEIPVEMSDRAKHFILRCFEPDPDRRATAAELMEENFLSEKKKMGRLPSNQEYSRSVSVPVGDRSMLRTERGSHLPRMASSPEENGFAYMTKTSPANTSIHSPMSSPVTVPAQLSFTTSTVMSLDEDSHVGGRRSSANSHGTNTGPSSGYLSPFPLSPEVDGCSSKGGGILGEGVELSPEDGFYTLKKDSQRRQTLTRVLSQDGKKICEVWLRSLEREVGQTPLTAPHLLTLMRGLRDFIPEQNKSAIEAAISTLREEVDFDVLALNHIQLALYLFQDAVNAVLRMHSIKPHWMFALDNLVRSAVQAAITVLSPELGANLAGGESRRIKSDDRDRVDGSGEGKQLEAWEETGERVEEGSTSGVSTINSNKSPKESTDHERLREELKSALETVQRENLRLMHELLDTQRSYQNILLTTLSHQQIQRQLLQQLLPSRPLPERVVESDPTVDSLLVSWLEANGLEDNEITLFTSEGYLLADVVAFFTREDLRRLGLRGGTELRLWRAILEQRTQSTVGLT from the exons ATGACTGATAGTGTTGGATCCGATCGTCGAAGCGACATATCTGGTCACGGACCTGGTGGCGTTACACCAATATCTGCCAGATTAAGGATGGATGCTGTTTGTGTGATTGACCTCAATCAAAGTGAATATTTAAGTCACAGAAAAAAAGCATTTGACGAAGTCAGACAAGCTACTACAGCAGTCAATGCCAATTGTCATCATGTTCAG TTTGAAAAGCTGGACTTTGGTGAAACAACAATTTTGGAAACCTTTTACAATGCTGATGTGGCTTTAGTGGATTTATCAAACCAAGTTCAGCAAAGTGCCTTATTCTATCATTTGGGTGTCAGGGAAAGCTTTGGTATGAAGGAAAACATCTTACTTTACAATGATATAGACCCTGGACTTACTTTAATGCTCAAG AGATCATGCAGCAATTACACGTTTGTGTCTTATCGTACTTTAGAGTGTGGCACATGTGTTGAGACTGACCCTTCTAGTGCCCGTTTGGGATGTGGTGAAGATACTGGAGCAGAAGCAGGATTCAAAATTCAGTTATCCATTAAGCTAAGAAGGCTTCTACAAGATGTTGAAGTACAGTCAAAGGCTCATATGAAGGAGAAATTCCTTGCAGATTTAAGAAAAGCTAGAGAAACATGGACCGGCCAAGAGTTAATAAGGGCATTACAGGGTATGAGAAGGAGGCTTGATGATCCAAATATACTCTCAGGTGATGTTATTCTGAATATGCTAATATCTTTCAG AGAGGTTCAGGATTACGATGCGATGGTAACGTTATTAGAAGATCTAAAAACGGTACCGAACCGACATCATTACACGCATACACCAGCCATTCGACATTTGTATGCATTCGCCCTTAATCGCAGAAATCGGGAAGGGGATCGGGAGAGAGCTCTAGAAGTAATGAAAAAAgcactagaaaaaaaagaaaatcacgttCCTGATATTCTGTGCCTATGTGGACGTATATACAAAGACATCTTTGTCGAATCGCAACACACTGACATGGACAGTTTGCAGAATGCCATTCATTGGTATAGAAAAG GTTTTGAAGTGCAACCCAATGAGTACGCGGGAATCAATTTAGCCACGCTCCTGGTTATCGCGGGAAATGAGTTTTCCAAGTCGGAGGAATTGCAACATATTGGCATGGTGCTTAATAATCTGATCGGACGCAAAGGATCTCTTTCGTCACTGAAAGATTATTGGGACGTGGCAACCTTTTTCGAGATTTGCGTCTTGGCGGAAGATTATGGCAAGGCAGTACAAGCAGCAGAATGCATGTTTAAACTCAAACCTCCAAATTGGCATTTAAAATCTACCATTGGTAATATCACGCTGATCAATCGCTTCCGACATAAAGCAGACGAAAGTACTGGTGGAGCGGGTGAATCAACGCCGTCTCCGGAAGAACAGGTCTTCAATTTCTGGTTAGAGTACTTCGTAGAAGCTACAAAAGCAGAAACGGAAGAAACGATTCGATTTCCGATTGTTATCGTGGAACCCACAAAAGTATTTATGCCATCTTACGTAAATGTTCATCTGGGAGCAGAGGAAAAGTCACTGGAAATCTGGAACATGTGCCTGGACAGTTTGCTG GGCAAGTGTCGCCAAGTTCACCACTGGCTATTTAATGCCGAAATGATTAAGAGTGTCTCGCTTTACAAACGGGATGAACGATGTCTTTTTCTTTACGTCCACCAAAACTCGGAcgattttcaaatgattttccCATCAGCTGCCTGTCGCCAAATGTTCTACGATCTGGTTCTCCAGCTTACCGCTGACCTGGGCGAAGCTTTTACAGATCTCGATAGTGACTTGACTCCCGGTGCGATTCGTTACGAATATGAATTAGACGACCAGAGTAGGCGAGTCGTGCTGGGAAAGG GAACCTATGGTGTCGTATACGCGGCTCGTGACTTTGACACTCAAGTAAGGATTGCTGTCAAAGAAGTTCCCGAAAAAGATATCGGTGAAGTGCAACCTCTTCACGAAGAGATTAGACTCCACTCCCAGTTGCGACATCGGAATATCGTTAAATATCTGGGCTCCATCTCTGAAGGaggatttttcaaaatttttatgGAACAAGTGCCAGGAGGGAGCCTCTCTGAGCTATTGCGATCAAAATGGGGTCCTTTAAAGGAGAATGAAGCAACTATTGCCTATTATACGCGTCAAATTTTGCAAGGATTGAAATACCTCCATGACCAAAAAATTGTGCATCGGGACATCAAAGGCGATAATGTTCTCGTGAATACGTATAG TGGTGTAGTCAAAATTTCCGATTTTGGCACGTCAAAGCGACTTGCTGGTCTTTGTCTCAGCACGGAAACATTTACTGGGACCTTGCAATATATGGCGCCTGAAGTAATCGACAAAGGGCAACGTGGCTATGGAGCTCCAGCAGATATTTGGTCTCTTGGTTGTACTATTGTCGAAATGGCGACCGGTAAACCTCCGTTTATTGAATTGGGATCACCCGAGGCCGCCATGTTCAAG GTGGGCTACTATAAAATGCACCCCGAGATTCCTGTAGAAATGTCAGATCGAGCCAAACATTTCATCCTGCGTTGCTTCGAGCCCGATCCAGACCGACGAGCAACTGCTGCAGAACTAATGGAGGAAAACTTTCTGTCCGA gaagaaaaaaatgggacgtCTTCCGTCTAACCAAGAATACAGCCGTAGTGTATCAGTTCCCGTTGGAGATCGTTCCATGCTCCGGACAGAACGCGGTAGTCACCTACCAAGAATGGCTAGCTCGCCTGAGGAAAA CGGATTTGCTTATATGACAAAAACAAGCCCAGCTAATACATCTATACATTCACCAATGTCATCGCCGGTCACGGTCCCAGCGCAATTAAGCTTCACAACCAG CACTGTTATGTCATTGGACGAGGATTCTCACGTCGGCGGAAGACGAAGCTCTGCAAACAGCCATGGAACAAACACTGGACCATCGTCAGGTTATTTAAGTCCCTTCCCCCTTAGCCCTGAGGTTGATGGTTGCTCGTCTAAAGGCGGTGGCATTTTGGGCGAAGGAGTCGAACTCTCTCCAGAAGATGGGTTTTACACACTGAAAAAAGATTCTCAGCGACGACAAACGTTGACACGTGTCCTTTCGCAAGATGGGAAAAAGATATGTGAAGTATGGCTTCGCTCGTTGGAACGTGAAGTTGGACAAACTCCGCTGACTGCACCGCATTTACTGACGTTGATGCGAGGCTTGCGTGATTTTATTccagaacaaaacaaatctGCAATTGAAGCAGCAATAAGTACGCTTCGAGAGGAAGTCGATTTTGACGTGCTTGCACTCAATCACATTCAACTGGCATTGTACCTATTCCAGGATGCG GTGAATGCCGTTTTGCGGATGCACAGTATCAAACCGCATTGGATGTTTGCGCTTGACAATTTGGTTCGCAGCGCTGTGCAGGCAGCGATAACAGTTTTAAGTCCAGAGCTAGGTGCCAATCTCGCTGGTGGTGAGTCCAGACGGATAAAG aGTGATGACAGGGACAGAGTGGATGGAAGTGGCGAGGGTAAACAGCTCGAAGCCTGGGAAGAGACTGGGGAGAGAGTAGAAGAAGGATCAACCTCAGGAGTTTCAACAATCAACTCAAACAAATCACCAAAAGAATCCACG GATCATGAGCGACTTCGAGAAGAACTCAAGAGTGCCTTAGAAACAGTGCAGCGTGAAAATTTGCGTTTAATGCACGAGTTGCTGGACACACAGCGTAGTTACCAGAATATTTTGCTGACGACATTGTCTCATCAACAGATTCAAAGACAACTGCTTCAGCAGCTTTTACCGTCGAGACCACTGCCAGAACGAGTCGTCGAAA GCGACCCCACCGTTGACTCGTTGCTCGTCTCTTGGTTAGAAGCCAACGGTTTGGAAGACAACGAAATAACATTGTTCACTTCGGAAGGCTATCTATTGGCCGATGTCGTTGCATTCTTTACCAGAGAAGATCTTCGAAGGCTTGGCTTGCGTGGTGGTACCGAATTGCGGCTGTGGAGAGCAATTTTAGAACAGCGAACCCAATCGACTGTAGGTTTGACCTGA
- the LOC116922317 gene encoding E3 ubiquitin-protein ligase RNF14 has translation MEDSEAQNDEILALKSIFDDTQIHVNNSSHPTVGCIYVKPEVPATFDIQANKDGQLHKFRVQHLSPIELHFNYPVNYPSEKPPNFTLVCKWLRRDQLSKLCQKLDQKWEDDVKGQAVLFEWIQILQYEALEWLEIHGYLDLSWVYMTGQNSRLSCGPSDYQQLPTAIAGSRLVMKMDPRAVCDNQYEGDLLDVLCEYERIAEQLVFDKASHTCKVCFEHRLGVNCIQFPSCGHVYCKECMSSYFEVKITEGTVNGLICPEDKCTSQPSPGQIKELISPDAFERYDSLLLQSTIASMINIAYCPRPQCQYPVSYDPESNLVSCPYCNFHFCLMCKATYHGVAPCKMSSTEKMKLFETYTNGDDSTKVDMEKRYGKKQLISMINDIQAETWIGENSKPCPHCNAPIEKKDGCNKMSCPRCSSYFCWLCLTQLDPKCPYLHFSNASARCNLFEGLVQDDAVEVDWININGDTDDDFSEDEDFINML, from the exons ATGGAAGACTCTGAAGCCCAAAACGATGAAATCTTGGCATTaaaaagtatttttgatgATACTCAAATCCATGTAAACAACTCCAGTCACCCAACTGTTGGTTGCATATATGTGAAGCCAGAAGTTCCTGCAACATTTGACATTCAAGCAAATAAAGATGGACAGTTGCACAAATTCCGTGTTCAACATCTTTCTCCAATTGAATTGCATTTTAATTACCCAGTTAACTATCCATCAGAAAAGCCACCTAACTTTACATTAGTTTGTAAGTGGCTGAGACGAGATCAG CTTTCAAAGCTTTGCCAAAAGCTTGACCAGAAGTGGGAGGATGATGTGAAAGGACAGGCTGTGCTCTTTGAATGGATACAAATACTGCAGTATGAAGCCTTAGAATGGCTTGAAATTCACGGCTACTTAGACCTGTCATGGGTTTATATGACAGGTCAAAATTCTAGACTGTCTTGTGGTCCATCAGATTATCAACAGTTGCCAACTGCTATTGCTGGGTCAAGATTAGTTATGAAAATGGATCCCAGAGCTGTTTGTGATAACCAGTATGAAGGAGACCTCTTAGATGTGTTGTGTGAATATGAAAGGATAGCAGAACAATTGGTGTTTGATAAGGCTAGTCACACATGCAAAGTTTGCTTTGAGCATAGGTTGGGTGTGAATTGCATACAGTTTCCTAGCTGTGGTCATGTATATTGTAAAGAATGCATGAGTAGCTATTTTGAAGTCAAAATCACCGAAGGAACAGTAAACGGATTAATTTGTCCCGAAGACAAATGCACGTCACAACCTTCGCCTGGTCAA ATCAAAGAATTGATTAGTCCTGATGCCTTCGAGCGATACGATTCTTTGCTTTTGCAATCTACTATAGCATCGATGATAAACATTGCGTATTGCCCGCGACCACAAT GTCAATATCCCGTGTCGTACGATCCGGAAAGCAATCTAGTTTCCTGTCCCTACTGTAACTTCCATTTTTGTCTCATGTGCAAGGCAACCTACCATGGAGTTGCTCCTTGCAAAATGAGTTCAA CGGAAAAAATGAAGCTCTTTGAAACATATACTAACGGAGATGATTCGACGAAAGTTGACATGGAAAAACGATATGGAAAAAAACAGCTAATATCAATGATAAACGATATTCAGGCTGAGACTTGGATTGGGGAGAACAGCAAACCGTGCCCACATTGTAACGCCCCTATTGAG AAAAAAGATGGTTGCAACAAAATGTCATGTCCTCGCTGCAGCAGTTATTTTTGTTGGCTGTGCCTTACTCAGCTGGATCCTAAATGCCCATATTTGCACTTCTCTAATGCAAGTGCTAGATGTAATTTATTCGAGGGTTTAGTTCAAGATGATGCCGTTGAAGTTGATTGGATAAATATTAATGGTGATACTGATGATGATTTCAGCGAAGATGAAGATTTCATTAATATGCTGTAA